A portion of the Aedes aegypti strain LVP_AGWG unplaced genomic scaffold, AaegL5.0 Primary Assembly AGWG_AaegL5_hic_scaff_775_PBJ_arrow, whole genome shotgun sequence genome contains these proteins:
- the LOC110681379 gene encoding uncharacterized protein LOC110681379, with the protein MENYFVLVKKTEAIDQQQSWKQISDNNSTNMDHELQGHLIHQPVGNLPKIVAVVSAASQQPLAACQSSMNSPLVLQSLQSTPEFITLMSNVDQQSASEIPSFEVSTANNSDDCYGEQEMIVESVQAEETKVVILQGQIEEDDNDDEISVTNSENVSPNKSMKRSASNKNVELVKSKRRHASTEMKFRAFDVNWSKIGDHILERLNCLQEYRNKNPGKHIPVSTRLSKTDMTTLTNTIVDQLRCIDTEIPACTMDQVAKQIYSKFSGLQFIDDDGCANQQSYVALKHKMINRNSYLNRFKSSDGPSSSVAEVRRNKNVKAGTLKEYWTASSSRCDKKILSELLRDDPKLLSDELLLASQPYVRFRMDEPKPLKEIITGFPVLRRRQLISFHFEKATGVAKDLLEKLFIAKREKIVDFLRHRFKNTLDETPSDYTITASLCSLLGENINELIIQKELGTKASEITTESAGPMLIAVDLGNDHRVFYAFAEQTQLTEGTKDIFTALGDLLAVHYVYNFMYMKSASKFLEFLQTYFFKICPITGTKSKASRKSKQQRLVQSIIEALSNHVPQATPDAGHF; encoded by the exons atggaaaactattttgttTTGGTGAAAAAAACGGAAG CGATTGATCAGCAGCAGTCCTGGAAACAAATCTCTGATAATAACAGCACCAATATGGACCATGAACTGCAAGGTCATCTGATACATCAACCTGTTGGAAATCTGCCAAAAATCGTTGCGGTTGTGTCAGCTGCCTCTCAACAACCATTAGCAGCGTGCCAGTCCAGCATGAATTCTCCACTTGTTCTGCAATCCCTTCAAAGCACTCCAGAGTTCATTACTCTTATGTCAAATGTGGACCAACAATCTGCTTCGGAAATACCTTCGTTTGAAGTATCAACGGCCAATAACAGTGATGATTGCTATGGAGAGCAGGAGATGATCGTTGAGTCAGTACAAGCCGAGGAGACGAAGGTTGTGATTTTACAAGGGCAAATTGAAGAGGATGATAATGACGACGAAATTTCTGTTACAAACTCTGAAAATGTATCCCCGAATAAGTCAATGAAAAGGTCTGCCAGCAACAAAAACGTGGAGTTGGTGAAAAGCAAAAGGCGGCATGCATCTACGGAAATGAAATTCCGGGCGTTTGATGTGAACTGGTCCAAAATTGGAGACCATATTCTTGAACGATTGAACTGTTTGCAAGAATACCGCAACAAAAATCCAGGAAAACATATTCCTGTGAGTACCCGGCTTTCAAAAACTGATATGACGACTCTGACCAATACGATCGTTGATCAATTGCGATGCATTGATACGGAAATACCTGCATGTACCATGGACCAGGTTGCAAAGCAAATTTACTCAAAGTTTTCGGGACTTCAATTCATAGACGACGATGGATGTGCTAACCAGCAGAGCTATGTAGCTCTAAAGCATAagatgattaacagaaactcGTACTTGAACCGGTTCAAGAGTTCGGATGGTCCAAGCAGTTCGGTTGCTGAGGTTCGTAGAAACAAAAATGTGAAAGCCGGAACGTTGAAAGAATATTGGACGGCATCATCTTCGAGATGTGACAAAAAAATTCTGAGTGAACTTTTGAGAGATGATCCGAAGTTGCTAAGTGACGAACTCCTGTTAGCTTCTCAGCCGTACGTGCGATTCCGAATGGATGAGCCAAAACCGCTCAAGGAAATTATTACTGGTTTCCCCGTACTACGTCGTAGGCAGCTGATTAGCTTCCATTTCGAAAAAGCAACTGGTGTGGCCAAAGACCTACTCGAAAAGCTGTTCATTGCCAAGCGTGAAAAAATCGTCGACTTTCTGAGACACCGATTCAAGAATACCTTGGATGAAACTCCATCTGACTATACCATCACAGCCTCCTTGTGCTCTTTGTTGGGCGAGAATATCAACGAACTAATCATACAAAAAGAA CTTGGAACAAAAGCCTCAGAGATTACTACGGAGTCGGCCGGACCGATGCTAATTGCCGTTG acctTGGAAATGATCATCGTGTGTTCTACGCGTTTGCTGAACAAACTCAACTAACCGAAGGCACGAAGGACATTTTCACAGCGCTCGGTGATTTGCTTGCGGTCCATTATGTATACAACTTCATGTATATGAAGAGCGCGTCAAAGTTTTTGGAGTTTCTCCAaacatatttcttcaaaatttgtccTATCACAGGGACAAAATCAAAGGCGTCGAGGAAGAGCAAGCAACAGCGACTCGTGCAGAGCATAATAGAAGCATTATCCAACCATGTGCCGCAAGCGACGCCAGATGCCGGACATTTCTAG